A single Deltaproteobacteria bacterium DNA region contains:
- a CDS encoding CoA transferase: MARPSHEAAPGPLAGIRVLEFATMLAGPYGATLLGDLGADVVKVEPPGGDESRRLGPRCGRERTAFLSLNRNKRSLVLDLREAAARAVFARLVATADIAITNVREPALSGLGLAYEQLRAHRPDLIWIGVTAFGPDGPYAGRPGIDFLAQGYSGLLAMNGEPGRPPVRVLVPLVDVMTSQHVCSAALAALLVRERTGRGQRIDVSLLDAAVHAHASNLGSLLNAGEPPPRTGNRSQYFAPSGVFPTADGKSVVITCPSDKFFRRLCAALDLELADDPRFAHVEARQANQEELERRLAERTAALPREALVERLVAADVPSAPIQEVPEVVADPQVLHNGMIVELPHPALGSVRVTGVPIKLRETPGSVRRHPPGLGEHTEEVLAELGLPAQEIAGLVASGAAATLAPAGAPRPARTPAGPAR; the protein is encoded by the coding sequence GTGGCCCGCCCGTCCCACGAAGCCGCTCCGGGGCCGCTCGCCGGCATCCGCGTCCTCGAGTTCGCGACCATGCTCGCGGGGCCCTACGGCGCCACGCTGCTCGGCGACCTCGGCGCCGACGTCGTCAAGGTGGAGCCCCCCGGCGGCGACGAGAGCCGCCGCCTCGGCCCGCGCTGCGGCCGGGAGCGGACCGCCTTCCTGAGCCTGAACCGCAACAAGCGCTCGCTCGTGCTCGACCTGCGCGAGGCGGCGGCCCGCGCCGTCTTCGCGCGCCTCGTGGCGACCGCCGACATCGCGATCACGAACGTCCGCGAGCCCGCGCTCTCGGGCCTGGGCCTCGCCTACGAGCAGCTCCGCGCGCACCGGCCCGACCTGATCTGGATCGGTGTCACCGCCTTCGGCCCCGACGGCCCCTATGCCGGGCGGCCCGGGATCGACTTCCTCGCCCAGGGCTATTCGGGCCTGCTCGCCATGAACGGCGAGCCCGGCCGCCCGCCCGTGCGCGTGCTCGTCCCGCTCGTCGACGTGATGACCTCCCAGCACGTGTGCAGCGCTGCCCTCGCGGCGCTGCTCGTGCGCGAGCGCACGGGGCGGGGCCAGCGCATCGACGTCTCGCTGCTCGACGCGGCCGTACACGCCCACGCGAGCAACCTCGGCAGCCTGCTCAACGCCGGCGAGCCGCCGCCCAGGACCGGCAACCGCAGCCAGTACTTCGCCCCTTCGGGCGTCTTCCCGACCGCCGACGGGAAGAGCGTCGTGATCACCTGTCCCTCGGACAAGTTCTTCCGCCGCCTGTGCGCCGCCCTCGACCTCGAGCTCGCCGACGACCCGCGCTTCGCGCACGTCGAGGCGCGTCAGGCGAACCAGGAGGAGCTCGAGCGGCGGCTCGCCGAGCGGACCGCCGCGCTCCCGCGCGAGGCGCTCGTCGAGCGGCTCGTGGCGGCCGACGTGCCGAGCGCGCCGATCCAGGAGGTGCCCGAGGTCGTCGCCGACCCCCAGGTGCTGCACAACGGCATGATCGTCGAGCTGCCGCACCCTGCGCTCGGCTCCGTGCGCGTGACCGGCGTCCCGATCAAGCTCCGCGAGACGCCGGGTAGCGTGCGGCGCCACCCGCCGGGGCTCGGCGAGCACACCGAGGAGGTCCTCGCGGAGCTCGGCCTCCCCGCGCAGGAGATCGCCGGCCTCGTCGCCTCGGGCGCCGCCGCGACGCTCGCGCCGGCCGGGGCGCCACGCCCGGCGCGCACGCCGGCCGGGCCCGCGCGCTGA
- a CDS encoding CoA transferase, whose product MGALDGIRVIDLTVWFQGPVAAQFLADFGAEVIKVERPQGGDQARGVRSIKAVPVGDWNQYFLVINRNKKSLAVDLKKPAGRAVLDRLVERSDVFLSNLGPELLASWDLGYERLRALNPKLVYATNTGYGAFGQVDRPSFDMTVQALTGLMARLGEPGQPPIYLGMGSGDAYGGLLSALGILLALYHRNRTGQGQMLDASLYGAQLFLTAPTLQAYLATGRREFAQQRSREEPENPTWNRYRARDGWLFLCVPNQDEAFAKLCRTLGDDALGADPRFAGADGRRTHARALVARLDATVAGRSVAEWMERWRSAGIAASPIGTLADAARDPQAWENDYLLETHCHEVDRQVAIRGFPIGLSRTPGRVESLGPELGQDTELLLADTLGYSWEEIGELKAQGAIP is encoded by the coding sequence GTGGGAGCGTTGGACGGCATCCGGGTGATCGACCTCACGGTCTGGTTCCAGGGCCCCGTCGCGGCCCAGTTCCTGGCCGACTTCGGGGCCGAGGTGATCAAGGTCGAGCGGCCCCAGGGCGGCGACCAGGCGCGTGGCGTGCGCAGCATCAAGGCCGTGCCGGTGGGCGACTGGAACCAGTACTTCCTCGTCATCAACCGCAACAAGAAGAGCCTCGCCGTCGACCTGAAGAAGCCGGCCGGGCGCGCGGTCCTCGACCGGCTGGTGGAACGCTCCGACGTGTTCCTCTCGAACCTGGGTCCGGAGCTGCTCGCGAGCTGGGACCTCGGCTACGAGCGGCTGCGGGCGCTCAACCCGAAGCTCGTCTACGCCACCAACACCGGCTACGGCGCGTTTGGCCAGGTCGACCGGCCGTCCTTCGACATGACGGTGCAGGCGCTGACGGGGCTGATGGCGCGGCTCGGCGAGCCGGGCCAGCCGCCGATCTACCTCGGCATGGGCTCGGGCGACGCCTACGGCGGGCTGCTCTCCGCGCTCGGGATCCTGCTCGCCCTCTACCACCGCAACCGGACCGGACAGGGGCAGATGCTCGACGCGTCGCTCTACGGCGCGCAGCTCTTCCTGACCGCGCCGACGCTCCAGGCCTACCTCGCCACGGGACGCCGCGAGTTCGCGCAGCAGCGCTCGCGCGAGGAGCCGGAGAACCCGACCTGGAACCGCTATCGCGCGCGCGACGGCTGGCTCTTCCTGTGCGTCCCGAACCAGGACGAGGCCTTCGCGAAGCTGTGCCGGACGCTCGGGGACGACGCCCTCGGCGCGGATCCGCGCTTCGCCGGCGCGGACGGGCGGCGCACCCACGCCCGTGCTCTCGTCGCGCGCCTCGACGCGACCGTGGCGGGACGCAGCGTGGCGGAGTGGATGGAGCGCTGGCGGAGCGCCGGCATCGCGGCGAGCCCGATCGGCACGCTCGCGGACGCGGCGCGCGACCCGCAGGCCTGGGAGAACGACTACCTGCTCGAGACCCACTGCCACGAGGTCGACCGCCAGGTCGCGATCCGCGGCTTCCCGATCGGGCTCAGCCGGACACCGGGACGTGTCGAATCGCTCGGTCCCGAGCTCGGGCAGGACACCGAGCTCCTGCTCGCCGACACCCTCGGCTACAGCTGGGAGGAGATCGGCGAGCTCAAGGCGCAGGGCGCCATTCCCTGA
- a CDS encoding CoA transferase, translating into MGAALADVVVVDLTTEYWGSLGAALLADFGARVIRVEDLGRGRVAPRAPRALHPDARYDYDADLVQRNKQGLALDLDDPSGRELLHALVAKADLLFTDWPADRLEALGLDPAGATRLRADLVYTRGSGFGPKGPDRELPPLDELAAARTGMMPILPQPGEPPVYAGAGPLYTAALLALGSLVALVHRQRTGEGQEVDASLYSGNLYGASLDLQAFLAMGGDRLTQPVARTDAGNPMSGVLYPAKDGRWLCLTMPDTDRWWPGLAGVMGLAVDDPRFDSHEKRCGEYRLELIRVLEERFACHDGEHWRARFVEARLSADVIEDFEHPATDPQARRNRYVLELERPGAGTIRTLGFPIFMSETPARLDRFAPCAGQHSAEILHGLLGLGEARIQELVERGVVA; encoded by the coding sequence ATGGGCGCAGCCCTCGCGGACGTGGTGGTGGTCGACCTCACCACGGAGTACTGGGGCTCGCTCGGGGCCGCGCTGCTCGCCGACTTCGGCGCTCGCGTGATCCGCGTCGAGGATCTCGGCCGGGGCCGCGTGGCGCCGCGCGCGCCGCGCGCGCTCCATCCCGACGCGCGCTACGACTACGACGCCGATCTCGTGCAGCGCAACAAGCAGGGCCTGGCCCTCGATCTCGACGACCCGAGCGGGCGCGAGCTCCTGCACGCGCTCGTCGCGAAGGCCGACCTGCTCTTCACCGACTGGCCCGCCGACCGGCTCGAGGCGCTCGGGCTCGACCCGGCGGGTGCGACGCGGCTGCGCGCGGACCTGGTCTACACCCGGGGCAGCGGCTTCGGGCCGAAGGGGCCCGACCGCGAGCTCCCGCCGCTCGACGAGCTCGCCGCGGCGCGCACGGGCATGATGCCGATCCTGCCGCAGCCGGGCGAGCCGCCCGTCTACGCGGGCGCCGGTCCACTCTACACGGCAGCGCTGCTCGCCCTCGGCTCGCTCGTGGCGCTCGTCCACCGCCAGCGGACCGGCGAGGGCCAGGAGGTCGACGCCTCGCTCTACTCGGGGAACCTGTACGGGGCGAGCCTCGACCTGCAGGCCTTCCTCGCGATGGGCGGCGACCGGCTGACCCAGCCGGTGGCGCGCACCGACGCCGGGAACCCGATGAGCGGCGTCCTCTACCCGGCGAAGGACGGGCGCTGGCTGTGCCTCACGATGCCCGACACCGACCGCTGGTGGCCGGGGCTCGCCGGGGTCATGGGCCTCGCCGTCGACGACCCGCGCTTCGACAGCCACGAGAAGCGCTGCGGCGAGTACCGCCTCGAGCTGATCCGCGTGCTCGAGGAGCGTTTCGCCTGCCACGACGGGGAGCACTGGCGGGCGCGCTTCGTCGAGGCCCGGCTGAGCGCGGACGTGATCGAGGACTTCGAGCACCCCGCGACGGATCCCCAGGCACGCCGCAACCGCTACGTGCTCGAGCTCGAGCGCCCGGGCGCCGGGACGATCCGCACGCTCGGCTTCCCGATCTTCATGAGCGAGACGCCGGCGCGCCTCGATCGCTTCGCGCCCTGCGCGGGGCAGCACTCGGCCGAGATCCTGCACGGACTGCTCGGGCTCGGCGAGGCACGCATCCAGGAGCTCGTGGAGCGCGGCGTCGTCGCCTGA
- a CDS encoding acetone carboxylase subunit gamma, which produces MAEFHKSDVEKLLDGVLPWPAVQDMMRSPKDPDRFDKYVEILQSRVPWPERILLPLTPALFIVAKDGARIVKCRCGHEFGDYRVNWKLAALIHVRADEASLREVYRGRETPDPAWIQVREYVCPGCGSQLEVEAVPRGCPPDFEFLPDLDSFYRDWLGRPLPDAQAFEDRTLEVVRSWRRDPAPAPRRKA; this is translated from the coding sequence GTGGCCGAGTTCCACAAGTCGGACGTCGAGAAGCTCCTGGACGGCGTGCTGCCCTGGCCCGCGGTCCAGGACATGATGCGCAGCCCCAAGGACCCCGACCGCTTCGACAAGTACGTGGAGATCCTGCAGAGCCGCGTCCCGTGGCCGGAGCGGATCCTGCTGCCGCTGACGCCCGCGCTCTTCATCGTCGCGAAGGACGGCGCGCGCATCGTCAAGTGCCGCTGCGGGCACGAGTTCGGCGACTACCGCGTGAACTGGAAGCTCGCCGCGCTGATCCACGTGCGCGCGGACGAGGCGAGCCTGCGCGAGGTCTACCGGGGCCGCGAGACGCCCGACCCCGCCTGGATCCAGGTGCGCGAGTACGTGTGCCCGGGCTGCGGCAGCCAGCTCGAGGTCGAGGCGGTGCCGCGCGGCTGTCCGCCGGACTTCGAGTTCCTGCCCGACCTCGACAGCTTCTACCGCGACTGGCTGGGCCGCCCGCTGCCGGACGCGCAGGCCTTCGAGGATCGCACGCTCGAGGTGGTCCGGAGCTGGCGCCGCGACCCCGCGCCCGCCCCACGCCGGAAGGCGTGA
- a CDS encoding hydantoinase B/oxoprolinase family protein produces the protein MTTDGILSLKEQLGRNDELFARTGHLFGLERLARKESDPGTYEAVWQILSSVCNTAWVAGCKVSSSPIAAEGGDALWALHLPTGEAICISRGITAHPGLISDMIRHFIELGYEEYPGFHQGDIFENNDPHYGGIHAPDFDMAMPIFYQDRLVAWASAVSHANDVGSVTPGSIGFLNPDCYSDGVCISMEKVGEKDRYFPWYEMRMRSRTRTPDWVMGDARGRLAGCLIVRERLTRVIEKYGLDFFLEASREYVEDSRRYAVSRIRTQAVPGRLRKSQFKDLAMKGKRVLLPKQDVDCLFNLPMELEVRPDATIRISLRGASGTVPFGENISPVALKSGLLNGYSHVVGFDMFNSGPTAAWRMETPPEGSWANPFPKDFSASSGVAWAPAVLWVSSLYEVMGRLYHARGFVEEMAAGAATTMTAEFSGINQQGVYVAGLTLEQASNGQPARGFADGENSAWCIYTANADFGNAEISELFYPVLFLGRNIEPDSSGYGQHRGGLGHTAVWLVHGTPGIEYQCGCAGIRSKTIANHGMFGAYPAFPDRPAFAHETNLNERIAERLPLVHERGDPDDPDLARNIRATRLETGVIAPFVTPEPLVEGDLIIHPVAGAQSMGDPLERDPAAVAADLDRGWTRPWVAEDVYGVVAKPDGVEWKVDEAATRARREQIRSERRARAIPFRQWWEQERERVAARQDMDPAVLQMWRSSMALSPDYGAELRAFWDLPSDFEF, from the coding sequence GTGACGACCGATGGCATCCTTTCGCTGAAGGAACAGCTCGGGCGCAACGACGAGCTCTTCGCCCGGACCGGGCACCTCTTCGGCCTGGAGCGGCTCGCCCGCAAGGAGTCGGACCCGGGCACCTACGAGGCGGTCTGGCAGATCCTCTCGAGCGTGTGCAACACGGCGTGGGTGGCGGGCTGCAAGGTCTCCTCGTCGCCGATCGCGGCCGAGGGCGGCGACGCGCTCTGGGCGCTCCACCTGCCGACCGGCGAGGCGATCTGCATCTCGCGCGGGATCACGGCCCACCCCGGGCTGATCTCGGACATGATCCGCCACTTCATCGAGCTCGGCTACGAGGAGTACCCGGGCTTCCACCAGGGCGACATCTTCGAGAACAACGACCCGCACTACGGCGGCATCCACGCGCCCGACTTCGACATGGCGATGCCGATCTTCTACCAGGACCGCCTCGTCGCCTGGGCCAGCGCCGTGAGCCACGCCAACGACGTCGGATCCGTGACGCCGGGCTCGATCGGGTTCCTGAACCCGGACTGCTACTCCGACGGCGTGTGCATCTCCATGGAGAAGGTGGGCGAGAAGGACCGCTACTTCCCCTGGTACGAGATGCGCATGCGTTCGCGCACGCGCACCCCGGACTGGGTGATGGGCGACGCGCGCGGGCGGCTGGCGGGCTGCCTCATCGTCCGCGAGCGGCTGACCCGCGTGATCGAGAAGTACGGCCTCGACTTCTTCCTGGAGGCGAGCCGGGAGTACGTGGAGGACAGCCGCCGCTACGCGGTGTCGCGGATCCGCACCCAGGCGGTGCCGGGCCGCCTGCGCAAGTCGCAGTTCAAGGACCTGGCCATGAAGGGCAAGCGCGTGCTGCTCCCGAAGCAGGACGTGGACTGCCTGTTCAACCTGCCGATGGAGCTCGAGGTGCGCCCCGACGCGACGATCCGCATCTCGCTGCGCGGCGCCTCCGGGACCGTCCCCTTCGGCGAGAACATCAGCCCGGTCGCGCTCAAGTCCGGGCTCCTGAACGGCTACTCGCACGTGGTCGGCTTCGACATGTTCAACTCGGGCCCGACCGCGGCCTGGCGGATGGAGACGCCCCCCGAAGGCTCGTGGGCGAATCCCTTCCCGAAGGACTTCAGCGCCTCCTCGGGCGTCGCCTGGGCACCCGCCGTGCTGTGGGTGAGCAGTCTCTACGAGGTGATGGGGCGCCTCTACCACGCGCGGGGCTTCGTCGAGGAGATGGCGGCGGGCGCGGCGACGACCATGACCGCCGAGTTCTCCGGGATCAACCAGCAGGGCGTGTACGTGGCGGGGCTCACCCTCGAGCAGGCCTCGAACGGCCAGCCCGCGCGCGGCTTCGCGGACGGCGAGAACAGCGCCTGGTGCATCTACACCGCCAACGCCGACTTCGGCAACGCCGAGATCTCCGAGCTCTTCTACCCGGTCCTGTTCCTCGGCCGCAACATCGAGCCGGACTCGTCCGGCTACGGCCAGCACCGCGGCGGGCTCGGCCATACGGCGGTGTGGCTGGTCCACGGCACCCCCGGCATCGAGTACCAGTGCGGCTGCGCCGGCATCCGCAGCAAGACCATCGCGAACCACGGCATGTTCGGCGCCTACCCGGCGTTCCCCGATCGGCCGGCCTTCGCGCACGAGACGAACCTGAACGAGCGGATCGCGGAACGGCTGCCGCTCGTGCACGAGCGCGGCGACCCGGACGATCCGGACCTCGCCCGGAACATCCGGGCGACCCGCCTCGAGACGGGCGTGATCGCGCCCTTCGTGACGCCCGAGCCGCTCGTCGAGGGCGACCTGATCATCCACCCCGTCGCCGGCGCCCAGTCGATGGGCGACCCCCTCGAGCGCGATCCGGCGGCGGTCGCGGCGGATCTCGACCGGGGCTGGACCCGGCCATGGGTGGCCGAGGACGTCTACGGCGTCGTCGCGAAGCCGGACGGTGTGGAGTGGAAGGTGGACGAGGCCGCCACCCGCGCCCGCCGCGAGCAGATCCGCAGCGAGCGCCGGGCGCGCGCGATCCCCTTCCGGCAGTGGTGGGAGCAGGAGCGCGAGCGGGTGGCCGCCCGGCAGGACATGGACCCCGCGGTCCTCCAGATGTGGCGCAGCTCGATGGCGCTCTCGCCCGACTACGGCGCCGAGCTGCGCGCCTTCTGGGACCTGCCCTCCGACTTCGAGTTCTGA
- a CDS encoding hydantoinase/oxoprolinase family protein: protein MSRYLVACDAGGTMTDVIVVDEHGRSVIGKAATTPHDESQGYMESLEEALEEMGLAMPGFGRQIETAIYTGTSMLNTVINMNGLRTGLLVTRGFEDIIAQGRGAQTIIGAQWSEITHMQYRRPRIPLVPRRLARGVTERIDMFGRVVIPLYEHEVERGARELLVDEQCEALAIVFLQSFTNAAHEDRAAEIVRRVMAEAGREVPLELSSRVAPTMREISRANATVIQAYASDPARKQLFRIEEKLAGIGYERSLKTVLGYGGITNIRYPRLFEAAMSGPVGGLMGARYLGTVIGEENIVCSDVGGTSFDAGAITAGVLPIDREPGFQDMYVNVPMLDITSIGAGTGTYIRLDPQTRRIRLGPDSAGGTPGPAFLEAGNTTPTINDANLLLGILNERNYLGGKLHVNKDAAYQAFREKIADPLGLDVHVAAETCLELLNVMMREHLVRNLMVGHDLREYVLLGYGGGGPMHLLGYAGDHPWKAVITVPHAGAFSAWGGACMDYAHRRHKTVSVVLPPGGDGPTRLGIVRPVAAAWRELEAELLRELLAEGFRRDQIELQQVAYARYYGQLEDVEVAAPSPALDTPADLQKLLDRFEELYARMFTLAAKPDRGTVQITEVCVIARVDTVKPRLHKHELAAPAPAAEAFAGTRPVFQHGRWADADIWRMEALVPGNRIEGLAVVEASNTTLFVPAEWRLRIDAHDIYWLERKTGT from the coding sequence ATGTCCCGCTATCTCGTCGCCTGCGACGCCGGCGGCACCATGACCGACGTGATCGTCGTCGACGAGCACGGCCGCTCCGTGATCGGCAAGGCGGCCACGACCCCCCACGACGAGAGCCAGGGCTACATGGAGTCCCTCGAGGAGGCCCTCGAGGAGATGGGGCTCGCGATGCCGGGCTTCGGCCGGCAGATCGAGACCGCGATCTACACCGGCACCTCGATGCTCAACACGGTCATCAACATGAACGGCCTGCGCACGGGCCTCCTGGTGACCCGCGGCTTCGAGGACATCATCGCCCAGGGCCGCGGCGCCCAGACGATCATCGGCGCGCAGTGGTCCGAGATCACCCACATGCAGTACCGCCGGCCGCGCATCCCGCTCGTGCCGCGCCGGCTCGCGCGCGGGGTGACCGAGCGCATCGACATGTTCGGCCGGGTCGTGATCCCGCTCTACGAGCACGAGGTGGAGCGGGGCGCGCGCGAGCTGCTCGTCGACGAGCAGTGCGAGGCGCTCGCGATCGTCTTCCTCCAGTCCTTCACCAACGCCGCCCACGAGGACCGCGCCGCGGAGATCGTGCGCCGGGTGATGGCGGAAGCGGGCCGCGAGGTGCCGCTCGAGCTCTCGAGCCGCGTGGCGCCCACGATGCGGGAGATCTCGCGCGCGAACGCGACGGTCATCCAGGCCTACGCCTCCGACCCGGCCCGCAAGCAGCTGTTCCGGATCGAGGAGAAGCTCGCGGGCATCGGCTACGAGCGCAGCCTGAAGACCGTGCTCGGCTACGGCGGCATCACGAACATCCGCTACCCGCGCCTCTTCGAGGCCGCGATGTCGGGGCCGGTCGGCGGGCTCATGGGCGCGCGCTACCTCGGCACCGTGATCGGCGAGGAGAACATCGTCTGCTCGGACGTGGGCGGGACGAGCTTCGACGCCGGCGCCATCACCGCGGGCGTGCTCCCGATCGACCGCGAGCCCGGCTTCCAGGACATGTACGTGAACGTCCCCATGCTCGACATCACCTCGATCGGCGCGGGCACCGGGACCTACATCCGGCTCGATCCCCAGACGCGCCGGATCCGCCTCGGCCCCGACAGCGCGGGCGGCACCCCGGGCCCCGCCTTCCTCGAGGCGGGCAACACGACCCCCACGATCAACGACGCGAACCTGCTGCTCGGCATCCTGAACGAGCGCAACTACCTGGGCGGCAAGCTCCACGTGAACAAGGACGCCGCCTACCAGGCCTTCCGGGAGAAGATCGCCGATCCCCTGGGTCTCGACGTCCACGTGGCCGCCGAGACCTGCCTCGAGCTGCTCAACGTGATGATGCGCGAGCACCTGGTGCGCAACCTCATGGTCGGCCACGACCTGCGCGAGTACGTGCTGCTCGGCTACGGCGGCGGCGGCCCGATGCACCTGCTCGGCTACGCCGGCGACCACCCCTGGAAGGCGGTGATCACGGTGCCGCACGCCGGGGCGTTCTCGGCCTGGGGCGGCGCCTGCATGGACTACGCGCATCGCCGCCACAAGACCGTGTCGGTCGTACTGCCGCCCGGCGGTGACGGCCCGACCCGGCTCGGGATCGTGCGCCCGGTGGCGGCTGCCTGGCGGGAGCTCGAGGCGGAGCTGCTCCGGGAGCTGCTCGCCGAGGGCTTCCGGCGCGACCAGATCGAGCTCCAGCAGGTGGCCTACGCGCGCTACTACGGCCAGCTCGAGGATGTCGAGGTCGCCGCGCCGTCCCCCGCGCTCGACACGCCGGCGGACCTGCAGAAGCTCCTCGACCGCTTCGAGGAGCTCTATGCCCGGATGTTCACGCTGGCGGCGAAGCCGGACCGGGGCACGGTCCAGATCACCGAGGTGTGCGTGATCGCCCGGGTCGACACCGTGAAGCCCCGCCTGCACAAGCACGAGCTCGCGGCGCCGGCGCCGGCGGCGGAGGCCTTCGCGGGCACGCGGCCCGTCTTCCAGCACGGTCGCTGGGCCGACGCCGACATCTGGCGCATGGAGGCGCTCGTGCCGGGCAACCGGATCGAGGGGCTGGCGGTCGTCGAGGCCTCCAACACCACGCTGTTCGTTCCCGCCGAGTGGCGCCTGCGCATCGACGCGCACGACATCTACTGGCTCGAGAGGAAGACCGGGACGTGA
- a CDS encoding SRPBCC family protein codes for MAIEIQQRFQVAAPVETVWRLLLDPAQVVTCLPGAKLEQQVDEHTVLGAVQVKLGAITTRYQGRVRFVEVDEAQHRVRIEGEGRETGGGTARGALTSQLVALPEGGTEVLADARIDLTGRIQQMGRGMIQGVGEQLFREFAERVRRHCEVSGAGVSATGERAPLPAADEPLALLPLLWRALRSALGRWWRRLRGHPAD; via the coding sequence GTGGCGATCGAGATCCAGCAGCGATTCCAGGTGGCGGCCCCCGTCGAGACGGTGTGGCGCCTGCTCCTCGATCCGGCCCAGGTCGTGACCTGCCTGCCCGGGGCGAAGCTCGAGCAGCAGGTGGACGAGCACACCGTGCTCGGCGCGGTCCAGGTGAAGCTCGGCGCGATCACCACGCGCTACCAGGGGCGCGTCCGCTTCGTGGAGGTCGACGAGGCGCAGCACCGCGTTCGCATCGAGGGCGAAGGGCGCGAGACCGGTGGCGGCACGGCCCGCGGCGCGCTCACGAGCCAGCTCGTGGCCCTGCCCGAGGGCGGCACCGAGGTCCTGGCCGACGCCCGCATCGACCTCACGGGGCGCATCCAGCAGATGGGCCGCGGCATGATCCAGGGCGTCGGCGAGCAGCTCTTCCGCGAGTTCGCCGAGCGCGTGCGCCGGCACTGCGAGGTCTCCGGCGCGGGCGTGTCGGCGACCGGCGAGCGGGCGCCCCTTCCGGCCGCGGACGAGCCGCTGGCTCTCCTCCCGCTACTCTGGCGCGCCCTCCGCTCCGCTCTCGGACGCTGGTGGCGCCGCCTGCGGGGCCACCCGGCGGACTGA
- a CDS encoding nucleotidyltransferase family protein, with the protein MAAEHRGDAFASAVVLAAGASARMGSAKQLLPLHGRPLLQHVLDAAAAARLDEIVLVLGPRAAEIGPALRLPHERVVRVVDDPACTSGQAASLRAGLRAADPRAAAAVVLLGDQPGVGAGLIERVLAAFRAGHAPAARPVYGAPGGARTPGHPVVLARRLWPALAGLRGDEGARALFAAHPEWLLEVEVEGEPPADLDTREDYRQALQRADARP; encoded by the coding sequence ATGGCGGCTGAGCACCGGGGCGACGCGTTCGCGAGCGCAGTCGTGCTGGCGGCCGGCGCCTCGGCGCGCATGGGCAGCGCGAAGCAGCTCCTGCCCCTGCACGGCCGGCCGCTGCTCCAGCACGTGCTCGACGCCGCGGCCGCCGCCCGGCTCGACGAGATCGTGCTCGTGCTCGGTCCGCGTGCGGCCGAGATCGGGCCGGCCCTCCGGCTGCCGCACGAGCGCGTCGTGCGCGTGGTCGACGACCCCGCCTGCACGAGCGGGCAGGCGGCCTCGCTGCGCGCCGGCCTGCGCGCGGCCGACCCGCGGGCGGCGGCGGCGGTCGTGCTCCTCGGCGACCAGCCGGGGGTCGGCGCCGGGCTGATCGAGCGCGTGCTGGCGGCCTTCCGGGCCGGCCATGCCCCCGCGGCGCGGCCCGTCTACGGCGCGCCGGGGGGCGCGCGCACGCCTGGCCATCCCGTCGTGCTGGCGCGCCGCCTGTGGCCCGCGCTCGCCGGCCTGCGCGGCGACGAGGGCGCGCGGGCGCTGTTCGCCGCGCACCCGGAGTGGCTGCTCGAGGTGGAGGTCGAAGGCGAGCCGCCCGCCGACCTCGACACGCGCGAGGACTATCGACAAGCGCTACAGAGAGCCGACGCGAGACCCTGA